In a genomic window of Nostoc sp. UHCC 0870:
- a CDS encoding FAD-dependent oxidoreductase has protein sequence MAHQTYITDVLVVGGGTGGTAAAIQAARCGANTILVSEFPWLGGMLTAAGVSAPDGNELMAFQTGIWGAFLRELEQRQPGGLNNSWVSFFSYDPRVGAEIFADWVQELANLHWISGQVPLEVLKQDNCITGVRFADFTVQAKVILDGTELGDLLALAEIPYRWGWELQSEWEEPSAPVEFNAITTKYPVQSPTWVVLMQDFGADVAPEIFQSPNYNPSLFVSAWENYGAEKFLNYGRLPGNLFMINWPICGNDYGEGVGRLLESKPAKSEFFQECRWQSQNFAHYIQNQLGRRYGLAESVFPHTHPAFALHPYYRESRRLVGLTTVTEQDILPVAGGRAASLFPDAIAIGNYANDHHYPGFDLPLQPKSIRWGGRWTGTPFTIPYRCLVPATTDGLLVCEKNISVSHIANGATRLQPVVLGIGQAAGMAAAMCVELNCQPREIPVKALQQALLQDQHAPAPIIPLFNLLPNHPEWLQWQTYYLNEPQVYPHSGNCPASSVNNFYHSDTQQVLSRGNDCFTGVLHIANQQDYSFTITSPTANLGQTWQLVTWRSHIDAQLQELTHEQQLTVWGRLNYSGNWLLVESLVV, from the coding sequence ATGGCTCATCAAACTTACATAACTGATGTCTTAGTCGTTGGCGGTGGAACTGGAGGGACGGCTGCGGCTATCCAAGCGGCGCGGTGCGGTGCTAACACTATCCTGGTGAGTGAATTTCCTTGGTTGGGGGGAATGTTAACTGCTGCTGGAGTATCCGCGCCTGATGGGAATGAATTAATGGCATTTCAAACAGGGATATGGGGCGCGTTTTTACGAGAATTAGAGCAACGACAACCAGGGGGATTAAATAACAGTTGGGTGAGCTTTTTTAGTTATGATCCCCGTGTAGGAGCAGAAATTTTTGCTGATTGGGTGCAAGAACTAGCAAATCTGCATTGGATTTCTGGACAAGTCCCCCTAGAAGTATTAAAGCAAGATAACTGTATTACTGGTGTGCGGTTTGCAGATTTTACAGTGCAAGCCAAAGTGATTCTCGATGGTACAGAGTTAGGAGATTTATTAGCCTTAGCAGAGATACCTTACCGTTGGGGTTGGGAATTACAGTCTGAATGGGAAGAACCCAGCGCACCTGTTGAATTTAATGCTATCACGACCAAATATCCTGTACAGTCACCAACTTGGGTCGTCTTAATGCAAGATTTTGGTGCAGATGTCGCACCCGAAATTTTTCAGTCCCCAAATTATAATCCTTCGCTGTTTGTCAGTGCTTGGGAAAATTACGGTGCAGAGAAATTCTTGAATTATGGACGCTTGCCGGGTAATCTATTTATGATTAACTGGCCTATCTGTGGTAATGACTATGGTGAAGGGGTAGGACGACTACTAGAGTCAAAACCAGCTAAAAGTGAATTTTTCCAAGAATGTCGTTGGCAAAGCCAAAATTTCGCGCATTATATCCAAAATCAGCTAGGTAGGCGGTATGGTTTGGCAGAGTCAGTTTTTCCCCATACCCATCCTGCTTTTGCTCTGCATCCTTATTACCGAGAAAGTCGCCGCTTGGTAGGACTAACTACTGTCACAGAACAAGATATTTTACCAGTTGCAGGGGGTCGGGCGGCAAGTTTATTCCCTGATGCGATCGCAATTGGTAATTACGCTAACGACCATCATTATCCCGGCTTTGACTTGCCACTACAACCGAAATCCATCCGTTGGGGAGGACGCTGGACGGGAACACCCTTTACTATTCCCTACCGTTGTTTAGTTCCAGCTACAACAGATGGTCTATTAGTTTGTGAAAAGAATATTTCTGTCTCTCATATTGCCAATGGCGCAACTAGATTACAACCTGTTGTCTTGGGTATTGGTCAAGCGGCGGGGATGGCTGCTGCTATGTGTGTGGAATTAAATTGTCAGCCGCGAGAAATACCTGTAAAAGCGTTGCAACAAGCTTTATTACAAGACCAGCACGCCCCAGCACCTATCATACCTTTATTTAATCTTTTACCCAATCATCCAGAATGGCTGCAATGGCAAACGTATTATCTCAATGAGCCTCAAGTCTATCCCCATAGTGGCAATTGTCCCGCTTCATCGGTGAATAATTTCTATCACTCAGATACCCAGCAAGTATTATCACGGGGAAATGACTGCTTCACAGGCGTTCTTCATATTGCAAATCAGCAGGATTACAGTTTCACTATCACTTCTCCAACTGCTAATCTAGGGCAAACTTGGCAGCTTGTGACCTGGCGATCGCATATAGACGCGCAGCTGCAAGAATTGACCCATGAGCAACAGTTAACTGTTTGGGGTCGTCTAAATTATTCTGGTAACTGGTTATTAGTTGAAAGTTTGGTAGTATAA
- a CDS encoding DUF4365 domain-containing protein translates to MVKKKRPREHIIADLSINYVERYIFLCGYSVERIQHDYGYDLVMFTYDINGEIENGQVYIQLKATDYLKTLTDGKTIAFKLAISDLELWLFEPMPCILVIYDSQSSQAYWLYLQAYFENIEAFNIAQLGESVTVYLPKTNIIDEEAIKQFKKYRDDVLSQLKGVIRHYD, encoded by the coding sequence ATGGTTAAAAAAAAGCGACCACGAGAGCATATTATTGCTGATTTAAGTATTAATTATGTAGAAAGATATATTTTTTTATGTGGTTACTCGGTAGAACGTATACAGCATGATTACGGCTACGATCTAGTGATGTTTACCTATGATATCAATGGTGAAATTGAAAATGGTCAAGTTTATATACAGCTAAAAGCTACTGATTATTTAAAGACACTCACAGATGGAAAAACCATTGCTTTTAAGCTAGCAATATCAGATTTAGAGTTGTGGTTGTTCGAGCCGATGCCTTGTATTTTGGTAATATATGATTCCCAATCAAGTCAAGCTTATTGGTTATATCTGCAAGCATATTTTGAAAATATAGAGGCATTTAATATAGCACAGCTTGGCGAAAGTGTAACTGTTTATTTACCGAAGACCAATATAATAGATGAAGAAGCTATAAAACAATTTAAAAAATACCGAGATGATGTTCTAAGCCAGTTAAAAGGAGTGATTCGCCATTATGATTAG
- a CDS encoding type II toxin-antitoxin system HicA family toxin produces MIREIKFSELEQLLLDIGFVNIPTTGYHKLFEYPQLNAMVALPNYEKQQYVNAIHLLTVRRILSENGLMDTSVFDHLLEKVAS; encoded by the coding sequence ATGATTAGGGAAATTAAGTTTAGTGAGCTTGAACAGTTACTTTTAGATATAGGTTTTGTGAATATACCAACTACTGGCTACCACAAACTGTTTGAGTATCCCCAATTAAATGCTATGGTTGCCTTACCAAATTATGAAAAACAACAGTATGTAAATGCCATACATTTACTCACTGTACGGCGAATCCTATCAGAAAACGGTTTAATGGATACTAGTGTATTTGACCACCTATTAGAAAAAGTAGCAAGTTAG
- a CDS encoding zinc-dependent dehydrogenase: MKAQVFRGVNQLSYEEIPVPNLEADEVLVQVEVVGLCQSDIKKIRYPLYEPPRIFGHETAGTIAAVGSQVVGWQVGQRVAVMHHIPCMRCAYCMNDNFSMCDVYKNISTTAGFNASGGGFAEYVKVPGHIVQNGGLIPIPENISFEEASFVEPTNCCLKAVKKAQIAPGQTVLVTGAGPIGLMFIMLVKYFGAKAIATDLLPSRIEKAVNVGAEAAFDARDPDLPAKIHALTGGLGVDATLLAVPSEKAFFQALDCTRKGGKILFFAEFPDEVEIPINPNLLYRREIDLMGSYSSSYRLQNLSADIVFNRRIDVQALISDRYPLKDLSAAVDQAIAPTPDTYKILIYP, translated from the coding sequence GTGAAAGCACAGGTATTTAGAGGCGTAAATCAACTCTCTTACGAAGAGATCCCCGTACCGAATCTGGAAGCAGACGAAGTTTTGGTACAGGTGGAAGTAGTTGGCTTATGCCAGTCAGATATAAAAAAAATTCGTTATCCACTTTATGAACCACCGCGCATCTTTGGCCATGAAACAGCCGGGACGATCGCCGCAGTGGGTTCGCAGGTGGTAGGTTGGCAGGTAGGACAAAGGGTAGCAGTCATGCACCACATACCTTGTATGCGTTGTGCCTACTGCATGAATGATAATTTCTCCATGTGCGATGTCTACAAAAACATCTCCACCACCGCAGGCTTTAACGCCAGTGGCGGCGGCTTTGCTGAGTATGTCAAAGTTCCAGGTCATATTGTGCAGAATGGTGGGTTAATCCCGATTCCTGAGAATATTAGTTTTGAAGAAGCCAGTTTTGTTGAGCCTACCAACTGCTGTTTAAAGGCAGTGAAAAAAGCACAAATTGCCCCAGGACAGACTGTTTTGGTCACTGGTGCTGGGCCAATTGGGTTAATGTTTATCATGTTGGTGAAATATTTCGGGGCGAAAGCGATCGCCACTGATTTATTACCCTCTAGAATTGAAAAAGCTGTAAATGTAGGTGCAGAAGCAGCTTTTGACGCTCGTGATCCCGATTTACCAGCCAAAATTCATGCCCTTACTGGTGGACTAGGTGTTGATGCCACGTTGCTAGCTGTACCTAGTGAAAAAGCTTTCTTTCAAGCCCTAGATTGCACCCGTAAAGGTGGCAAAATCCTATTTTTCGCCGAATTTCCCGACGAAGTAGAAATCCCCATTAATCCTAATCTTCTCTACCGTCGAGAAATAGACTTAATGGGTAGCTATAGTTCCTCCTATCGCCTACAAAACCTCTCGGCGGACATTGTATTTAATCGTCGTATCGACGTGCAAGCCTTAATCAGCGATCGCTACCCCCTAAAAGATTTATCAGCAGCAGTAGATCAAGCGATCGCACCTACACCAGACACTTATAAAATCCTCATTTATCCCTAA
- a CDS encoding helix-turn-helix domain-containing protein: MTAIVPGKTLSIEKFADQESEAKSIKELDCILQEVGSHLKLIGANGEEIIIPDAVCQVLHEVVHAIASEQAISIVPQKKELTTQQAADFLNVSRPYLIKLLEQGDIPYIKVGTHRRVRFDDLMKYKQERDTKRRQLLDELIAESQELGFYE; the protein is encoded by the coding sequence ATGACTGCTATCGTACCTGGAAAGACCTTATCTATAGAGAAATTTGCAGATCAAGAATCAGAAGCAAAGTCTATCAAAGAACTCGACTGCATACTACAAGAAGTAGGTTCTCATCTCAAACTTATAGGCGCAAACGGGGAAGAAATTATTATTCCAGATGCGGTTTGTCAAGTTTTGCATGAAGTTGTTCATGCGATCGCATCAGAGCAAGCTATATCTATAGTTCCACAAAAAAAAGAACTGACAACCCAACAAGCTGCCGATTTTCTCAACGTTTCCCGCCCTTATTTAATTAAATTATTAGAACAAGGTGATATTCCTTACATTAAGGTAGGAACACATAGGCGTGTGCGGTTTGATGATTTAATGAAGTATAAACAGGAGCGAGATACTAAGCGTAGGCAACTACTGGATGAATTAATAGCAGAAAGCCAAGAACTAGGCTTTTACGAGTAG
- a CDS encoding ferritin-like domain-containing protein, which translates to MTVVYPRKFQNKLSARDVLKRVVSDREIHLITLNRYRYSEQRSCKDLTDLIERLNGKPPELIKDLSHHIADEARHAMWLTDLLVELGANVGTPPGSSYIDEFERLLDKDTYTSQEQLESGIIAALAAINVTEKRGCEYFSAHIYALKQAPQTAENMKISETIAKILPEEAGHVRWGNRWLAQMADKSPEHRQKVEQAKRKYAAIEQAAFESGMDITLGAELRRVANLVEVANTMPLWERPQYLMERLPQTLLAPSLQFTRIQAAQKAWQRDPQAFFEKFVPMFLNGIQKTENQPKTTKP; encoded by the coding sequence ATGACAGTTGTTTATCCACGGAAATTTCAAAATAAGTTGAGTGCGCGGGACGTACTCAAACGGGTCGTGAGCGATCGCGAAATTCACTTGATCACCCTCAACCGCTATCGTTATAGTGAGCAGCGTAGCTGTAAAGACTTAACTGATTTAATAGAACGACTCAACGGTAAGCCACCAGAATTAATCAAAGACTTATCACACCATATTGCCGATGAAGCTCGTCATGCCATGTGGTTGACTGATTTATTAGTAGAATTGGGGGCAAATGTTGGTACACCCCCAGGTTCTTCTTATATAGATGAATTTGAAAGACTCCTAGACAAAGACACATACACTTCTCAGGAGCAATTAGAATCAGGTATAATTGCTGCCTTAGCTGCCATCAACGTCACTGAAAAGCGGGGTTGTGAGTATTTTTCTGCTCACATTTATGCACTTAAGCAAGCACCCCAAACAGCAGAAAATATGAAAATCAGCGAAACCATTGCTAAAATTCTCCCAGAAGAAGCTGGACACGTCCGTTGGGGTAATCGTTGGTTAGCACAGATGGCAGATAAAAGTCCTGAACATCGCCAAAAAGTTGAGCAAGCCAAGCGCAAATATGCCGCAATAGAACAAGCAGCATTTGAATCAGGAATGGATATTACCCTCGGTGCAGAACTGCGACGGGTTGCAAACCTTGTGGAAGTAGCAAACACAATGCCATTGTGGGAACGTCCTCAATATCTCATGGAACGCTTACCACAAACCTTGCTAGCACCAAGTTTGCAGTTTACCAGAATCCAGGCTGCACAAAAAGCCTGGCAACGTGACCCCCAGGCATTTTTTGAGAAATTTGTGCCAATGTTTTTAAATGGCATTCAAAAAACAGAAAATCAGCCCAAGACAACCAAGCCTTAA
- the patX gene encoding heterocyst-inhibiting protein PatX translates to MSIAIKFLISSLVFASLTVDSPQVVNQNLFVSSTTSQDLVSLKPKHQRNEPEGAAPVRGSGRRSLMESQRNTYPTV, encoded by the coding sequence ATGAGTATTGCTATTAAGTTTTTAATTTCAAGTCTGGTATTTGCCTCACTAACAGTTGATTCCCCACAAGTAGTCAATCAAAATTTATTTGTATCATCAACTACTTCTCAAGATTTAGTTTCATTAAAGCCTAAACATCAACGTAATGAGCCAGAAGGTGCTGCACCTGTTAGGGGTAGTGGACGAAGAAGTTTAATGGAATCGCAAAGAAATACTTATCCTACTGTGTAG
- a CDS encoding PIN domain-containing protein: MYLRDTLLCASEAGFYFPFWSQEILDGATRNLVSTGRMSLESATRLETRIKTAFPDAIVVVPDALTQAMTNHPGDRHVLATAVVARANIIVTSNLKHFQHQDLAPWNIQAQSPDEFLTTLYNIDAEKMVRVVQRQSQSLKKPPMNLNALLDLLAREVPDFVRNVLSYKSETL, from the coding sequence ATGTATCTACGGGACACTTTACTATGTGCTTCTGAGGCTGGATTTTATTTTCCCTTTTGGTCGCAAGAAATCCTTGATGGTGCAACTCGTAATCTTGTGTCCACAGGGAGAATGTCACTGGAAAGTGCAACAAGACTTGAGACGAGAATTAAAACAGCTTTTCCAGATGCAATAGTTGTTGTTCCAGATGCCTTAACTCAAGCGATGACAAATCATCCTGGCGATCGCCATGTACTTGCTACTGCTGTAGTGGCTAGGGCTAATATAATTGTCACCTCAAACCTTAAGCATTTTCAGCATCAGGATCTAGCTCCTTGGAATATACAAGCGCAGTCACCAGATGAATTTTTGACTACTCTGTACAACATCGATGCAGAAAAAATGGTTAGAGTAGTGCAAAGACAATCACAAAGTCTTAAAAAGCCTCCAATGAATTTAAACGCACTACTTGACCTACTAGCTAGAGAAGTACCAGATTTTGTGCGTAATGTTTTGTCCTATAAATCTGAAACCTTGTAG
- a CDS encoding glycosyltransferase family 8 protein: protein MDNSICLVCAADDKFSMPLAATTRSVVAHLTSEQHLALYIIDGGISRVNKNRIRQNLQSEQVSITWLKVKKSKFKNFQTSSAITIAAYYRILIPELLPPKIDKAIYIDSDVIVRTSLQELWNIDIRDNYLLAIPDMGAPYVSSPRGLINYQELGISPECQYFNSGVLVMNLKKWRQEATSQKIFTYLDKYKKYIRWHDQDAMNAILAGQWEAIDSRWNQMPYLFRYQSWQDSPYSEEEYNNLVNHPFIIHFSSHEKPWHDNCNHPEKHLFFEYLDSKIWSSWGVEQLAKKQRQQNLAVFSKTYISLKQKIKFLLRGVIKS, encoded by the coding sequence ATGGATAACTCAATTTGTCTCGTTTGTGCTGCTGATGATAAATTCTCCATGCCTTTAGCTGCAACTACTCGTTCAGTTGTTGCCCATCTTACTAGTGAACAGCATTTAGCTTTATATATTATTGATGGTGGTATTAGTAGAGTTAATAAAAATAGAATTAGGCAAAATCTTCAATCTGAGCAAGTTAGTATTACCTGGCTGAAGGTAAAAAAATCAAAATTCAAAAACTTCCAGACATCTTCTGCGATTACTATCGCCGCTTATTATCGAATTTTAATTCCAGAACTTTTACCCCCAAAAATTGACAAAGCTATTTACATTGATAGCGACGTAATTGTCAGAACTAGTTTGCAAGAACTATGGAATATCGATATTCGTGATAACTACCTTTTGGCAATACCAGATATGGGTGCGCCCTATGTCTCATCTCCTAGAGGACTGATTAATTATCAAGAATTGGGTATTTCCCCAGAATGCCAATACTTCAATTCTGGTGTGCTTGTCATGAACCTTAAAAAATGGCGACAAGAGGCCACAAGTCAAAAAATATTTACGTATTTAGATAAATATAAAAAGTATATACGTTGGCATGACCAAGATGCTATGAATGCAATTTTAGCAGGACAATGGGAAGCCATTGATTCCAGGTGGAATCAGATGCCATACCTATTTAGATATCAATCTTGGCAAGATAGCCCATATAGTGAAGAAGAATATAATAACCTAGTTAATCATCCTTTTATTATTCATTTTTCTTCCCATGAAAAACCTTGGCATGATAACTGTAATCATCCAGAAAAACATTTATTTTTTGAATATTTAGATAGTAAAATCTGGTCAAGTTGGGGTGTTGAACAATTAGCTAAAAAACAAAGACAACAGAATTTAGCAGTGTTCAGCAAAACGTACATTTCACTAAAACAAAAAATTAAATTTTTGCTCCGAGGAGTGATCAAATCCTAG
- a CDS encoding DMT family transporter, with product MGRLEKRPDNPGVRGDISRAAESALWAVVEDLENLQQNVLKSLQEDVKRLQSEKERLADEIHQLVEEKEHLQEVRRITEQQVLIRQLSEALAKHICSQLQSSLAKIANQTESQIAALKSAQSSNIVSGNLEPAEKMLGSLDDNLTIAFNSLQQELKNYQTNLSQQLSRMYSQQQQGEAILEDFISQLRGDLTKTIQETSQLAAKSSPPTVIQPPEIQPPNVAKVVNLSPPTVLQPPELQSPASFQTSPSVEPITQTQAQSVPPIVEKPPVPTPAAPKTPESTASPVNEIKSPPPEPISVLQPEISETETTSKEIKSPPEPISVLQPEISETETTSKEIKSPPEPISVLRPVIPDTKITSPPPEKLTEPISPPKPESSSSKGTAKEPISVIQNDNPSPPSASASKRGSPSPTNKSRSFSNLSPVQIGFLLIVASAVMSSLYNVAIKGMFYKTSQTSAVLEIAGLISPTVGNIMLILTLRLMVVVPLMMLLAPMMHPQVWQDLQSLKESLGKKSGATRGKQRQTGVQLIIASGCFLFLSQVLIYFAIGQVATGTAIALFFIYPVVVSILSWFLLRDRPSGFRATALAAIFGGELLVFGGTLITTGVIGNNSLGGITAILAGVSFACYLLLTRASATKIHPVSLTFVNFATMLALSFIFLMLPLPNNWSLTVDPSKVLEIVLSAAILGVLTLVGYVCNHLGVSKLGAPRSAIIGAGVPILTVIFAGLVLQETLNIVQILGVLFVTFGAAAFSFGQIRNPNSSSNSEN from the coding sequence ATGGGGCGACTTGAGAAGCGACCAGACAACCCAGGAGTCCGAGGCGACATATCCAGAGCAGCAGAATCAGCTCTATGGGCTGTTGTCGAGGATTTAGAAAACCTCCAACAAAATGTACTTAAATCATTACAAGAAGATGTTAAACGGCTACAAAGCGAGAAAGAGCGTTTAGCAGATGAAATTCATCAATTAGTCGAAGAAAAAGAACATTTACAAGAAGTTAGGCGGATTACTGAACAACAAGTATTAATCCGTCAGCTGTCAGAAGCTTTAGCCAAGCACATATGTTCACAACTGCAATCATCACTAGCGAAGATAGCTAACCAAACAGAGAGTCAAATTGCTGCACTCAAGTCAGCCCAAAGTAGCAATATTGTCAGTGGAAACCTAGAGCCAGCAGAAAAAATGCTTGGTAGTCTGGATGATAACCTAACGATCGCCTTTAATTCCCTTCAACAAGAACTCAAAAACTATCAAACTAATCTTTCCCAACAGCTGTCTCGGATGTACAGCCAACAGCAGCAAGGTGAAGCCATTTTAGAAGATTTCATCAGTCAACTGCGCGGGGATCTGACAAAAACCATCCAAGAAACCTCTCAATTAGCAGCTAAATCATCACCACCTACAGTAATACAGCCTCCCGAAATTCAACCTCCTAATGTTGCCAAAGTGGTGAATTTATCTCCCCCTACAGTATTACAACCGCCAGAGTTACAATCTCCCGCTTCCTTCCAAACATCTCCATCTGTAGAACCAATCACTCAAACTCAGGCTCAATCAGTTCCTCCCATTGTAGAAAAACCGCCTGTACCCACGCCAGCAGCACCAAAAACTCCTGAATCAACAGCCTCACCAGTTAACGAAATTAAATCACCACCGCCTGAACCGATTTCTGTTTTACAGCCGGAAATATCTGAGACTGAGACAACCTCAAAGGAAATTAAATCACCACCTGAACCAATTTCTGTTTTACAGCCGGAAATATCTGAGACTGAGACAACCTCAAAGGAAATTAAATCACCACCTGAACCAATTTCTGTTTTGCGTCCGGTGATCCCAGACACTAAAATCACATCACCACCACCAGAAAAACTGACTGAGCCGATTTCTCCACCCAAACCTGAATCTTCCTCAAGTAAAGGAACAGCCAAAGAGCCAATCTCTGTAATCCAAAATGACAATCCTTCCCCACCATCTGCGTCAGCATCAAAGCGGGGATCACCATCTCCCACCAATAAATCCCGCAGTTTCTCTAACTTATCACCAGTCCAGATTGGCTTCTTGTTGATAGTTGCGTCTGCTGTCATGTCATCGCTGTACAACGTAGCCATCAAGGGGATGTTTTATAAAACTTCTCAAACCTCGGCTGTGTTGGAAATAGCAGGTTTAATATCCCCGACTGTGGGAAATATTATGTTAATTCTCACTTTGCGGTTGATGGTGGTAGTACCGCTAATGATGCTTTTAGCTCCCATGATGCACCCCCAAGTATGGCAAGACTTACAAAGTCTGAAGGAGTCCCTAGGGAAGAAATCTGGTGCTACTCGCGGTAAGCAGCGACAAACTGGTGTGCAGTTAATTATCGCTAGTGGCTGCTTTCTGTTTTTATCGCAAGTCTTGATTTACTTTGCTATTGGTCAAGTTGCTACCGGTACAGCGATCGCCCTATTCTTTATTTACCCCGTTGTTGTTAGCATTTTATCTTGGTTCTTGTTGCGCGATCGCCCTAGTGGATTTCGCGCCACCGCCCTCGCCGCAATTTTTGGCGGTGAATTGCTAGTTTTTGGTGGTACTCTCATCACTACTGGTGTGATTGGAAATAATTCATTAGGTGGGATCACTGCAATTCTCGCGGGAGTATCTTTTGCCTGTTACTTACTTTTAACGCGAGCTTCTGCCACTAAAATACATCCAGTCTCTTTGACCTTCGTGAACTTCGCCACCATGTTGGCTTTAAGTTTTATCTTTTTGATGTTACCTTTACCCAACAATTGGAGTTTGACAGTTGACCCATCTAAGGTACTAGAAATTGTTTTAAGTGCTGCAATTTTGGGTGTCTTGACCCTTGTAGGGTATGTATGCAATCACTTGGGAGTTAGCAAGTTAGGTGCGCCGCGATCGGCAATTATTGGCGCAGGTGTACCTATTTTAACGGTGATTTTTGCTGGCTTAGTTCTGCAAGAAACTTTAAACATTGTCCAGATTTTGGGAGTGTTATTCGTTACTTTTGGCGCAGCAGCTTTCAGCTTTGGCCAAATTAGAAATCCTAACTCATCATCCAATAGTGAAAATTGA
- a CDS encoding protein kinase domain-containing protein has translation MLGQLLDGRYKITKVLGAGGFGQTYISEDTKLYNNHCVVKLLKPMATDPMTLQVARRLFQSEAQLLHRLGTHDQIPQLLAHFEENEEFFLVQQFIDGHPLSDELTPGKRLSEAYTIALLQNILQPLAFVHQNQVIHRDIKPPNLIRRKSDGKVVLIDFGAVKEISTQVVTGEGVTKMTVGIGTAGYMPSEQSRGSPRLSSDVYAVGMIGIQALTGLMPHQLEEDIQTAEIVWRQLVQISPALADILDRMVRYDFRQRYPSAVEALAAVQQLGNAYAPTQTPTNPGYTPTVPFDPAKHQPINSQPPLYSPPPPVPAQYRQEIPQQPQSAAPAVSTESPKIGLGFYLQWVLVNVLGLIGGFIFAAIASVIVEPIFGTILSYQAVAATMALTIGFMQLLVLRRHIPISEKWWLLGTTLGACISVLLGNMMFSDDLDSVIGLSFMSVGLIVGIIQWWLMRRFVKQAGWWILVNSLFGWIGGILSGAVLVLLLKNPKNL, from the coding sequence ATGTTGGGTCAGTTACTAGATGGACGCTATAAAATCACCAAAGTCTTGGGTGCTGGTGGTTTTGGTCAAACCTATATTTCCGAAGACACTAAGCTTTACAACAATCATTGTGTAGTCAAACTACTCAAACCAATGGCAACTGATCCCATGACCTTACAAGTTGCTAGGCGGTTATTTCAATCAGAAGCACAGTTATTACACAGGTTAGGTACTCATGACCAAATTCCCCAACTATTGGCGCACTTTGAAGAAAACGAGGAATTTTTTCTAGTTCAACAATTTATTGATGGTCATCCCCTCAGTGATGAACTCACCCCTGGAAAACGGCTGAGTGAAGCATATACTATTGCCTTGTTGCAAAATATCCTCCAACCATTAGCCTTTGTCCATCAAAATCAAGTCATTCACCGAGATATCAAACCGCCAAACTTGATTCGCCGCAAGAGTGACGGCAAAGTTGTGCTAATTGACTTTGGGGCGGTGAAAGAAATTAGTACGCAGGTGGTGACTGGTGAGGGTGTGACTAAAATGACTGTGGGGATTGGTACGGCTGGTTATATGCCTAGTGAACAGAGTCGGGGTAGCCCCAGATTAAGCAGCGATGTCTACGCTGTGGGGATGATTGGTATTCAAGCTTTAACGGGGTTAATGCCCCATCAATTGGAAGAAGATATCCAAACGGCGGAAATTGTCTGGCGACAATTGGTACAAATCAGCCCAGCTTTGGCGGATATATTAGATAGGATGGTACGTTATGACTTTCGCCAACGCTATCCTTCGGCGGTGGAAGCTTTAGCCGCAGTACAACAGTTAGGGAATGCTTACGCACCGACACAAACACCGACTAATCCAGGATATACACCAACAGTACCTTTTGATCCTGCAAAACATCAACCAATTAATTCTCAGCCTCCCTTATATTCGCCTCCGCCGCCAGTTCCAGCCCAGTATCGTCAAGAAATTCCCCAACAGCCTCAGTCTGCTGCACCTGCTGTATCTACCGAATCCCCCAAGATTGGACTAGGTTTTTATTTGCAATGGGTGTTAGTGAATGTTTTAGGTTTAATTGGAGGATTTATTTTTGCTGCGATCGCTTCTGTAATAGTAGAGCCGATCTTCGGTACAATCCTGAGTTATCAAGCTGTAGCTGCAACAATGGCCTTAACAATCGGCTTTATGCAATTACTAGTGCTACGAAGACACATCCCCATATCTGAAAAGTGGTGGCTATTAGGAACTACTTTAGGTGCTTGTATTTCCGTTCTCCTTGGGAATATGATGTTTAGTGATGATTTGGATAGTGTAATCGGACTGTCTTTCATGTCAGTAGGCCTCATCGTCGGGATTATCCAATGGTGGCTAATGCGGCGATTTGTTAAGCAAGCCGGCTGGTGGATTTTGGTTAATTCACTGTTTGGTTGGATAGGCGGTATTCTTTCAGGAGCAGTATTAGTATTGCTGCTGAAAAATCCCAAAAACTTGTAA